The Chloroflexota bacterium sequence GTGCAGCGCTCATCCATATCAATTGGGCAAGAATAAATCGCCCTTTTTTCGGATACCGCCAACCCACACAAACACTGGCCGATTTTATGCGTAGGCAAATCATCAAAAGTGCGTTCAAAATCCCGATACCGAACCGAAATCGGAACCAGATCATCCCCTTCGAGCAGCATGATAAATCCAACGTTAGCACGTGTCGCATCCAGTATGCCTTGGGTTGCCACGGCAGCACACTCTTCCAATGATATTGTCTGGCTGACGCGCTGGCGTAAAACATTGATGGCAGCCAATTCGTCGGCTCGACGCCGGGTATCCAGAAACAAACGCGCATTTTGAATGGCGACGGCAGCTTGATTTGCCAAAATCATGAGCAGGCGTTCGTCATTTTCATCAAAGGCGTCGGGGGTTTCGCTTTCAACATTTATCGCGCCAATCGTTTCCCCGCCAACCTGCAAGGGAACCGCCAATTCGGATTGGATAGCCGGATCGGCACACAGATAACGCGGGTCGGCATTGACATCGCCCAGGCGCACTGCCTCGCCATTCAGGGCAACCCAACGCGTAATGCCGCTTTCCATTTCGAAGAAACGCTGCACTTTTACAATTTCATCGAGAAATTCCTGCTCTGCCAACCCCATGCGCGCATGAGCTAATAATTGAAATTTTCCGGTCTCGATATCATACAGCACGATCGCCCCGCGGCGATACCCCATTTGGGATTCAAGCAGCGCAAGCACATTTTCGGCTACAATGCGCGGCTCACTCAGATGTGCAAATGTTAAACTGGCGCTAAATAACGCTTCAAGCTGTTTGGCGTATTCTT is a genomic window containing:
- a CDS encoding GAF domain-containing protein gives rise to the protein MYQSIIEQSQDGIAICDENGVMVVWNRVLERITGVLADDMLGQKVWEMQFTLLPDVEQTPARRTQLKTDLTEFLRTGKLPDANQLISREYIHPNGTRLYVEGMIFPIRTESGYMLANFVRDISEYQHTQMALRKNEQVLQEYAKQLEALFSASLTFAHLSEPRIVAENVLALLESQMGYRRGAIVLYDIETGKFQLLAHARMGLAEQEFLDEIVKVQRFFEMESGITRWVALNGEAVRLGDVNADPRYLCADPAIQSELAVPLQVGGETIGAINVESETPDAFDENDERLLMILANQAAVAIQNARLFLDTRRRADELAAINVLRQRVSQTISLEECAAVATQGILDATRANVGFIMLLEGDDLVPISVRYRDFERTFDDLPTHKIGQCLCGLAVSEKRAIYSCPIDMDERCTWNECKQLGLRSAAVVPLIRGDQVFGIVGLGSESEHHYERHEEFIETLGSVIANGMNNALLFAQEQQRLREAEVLRQAASSITARLDMKEVLEGILDGLAVVIAYDSAALFLRREGYLHLLAGRGFPDSTKLLG